The following proteins come from a genomic window of Tissierellales bacterium:
- the rimP gene encoding ribosome maturation factor RimP, whose protein sequence is MSRKKILDSANEISTLAAEALGYELVDLEFVKEHSEYFLRIYIDKPGGVNLDDCQKMSEIVSEKLDEVDIIEVSYYLEVSSPGLDRPLKTDKDLNRNIGRDVDISLYSNLNGKKKYSGELIGFNEEYVEIRDDQGIETQLPKEIISLIKLAVKF, encoded by the coding sequence TTGAGTAGAAAAAAAATATTAGATTCAGCGAATGAAATTAGTACATTAGCTGCTGAGGCTTTAGGATATGAATTAGTAGATTTAGAGTTTGTTAAGGAACATTCGGAATATTTTCTAAGAATATATATAGATAAGCCCGGTGGTGTTAATTTAGATGATTGTCAGAAAATGAGTGAGATTGTCAGTGAAAAATTAGATGAAGTTGATATTATAGAAGTTAGTTACTATTTAGAGGTTTCATCTCCTGGTTTAGATAGACCTTTAAAAACAGATAAGGACCTAAATAGAAATATAGGAAGAGATGTAGATATTAGCCTATATAGTAATCTAAATGGGAAGAAAAAATATTCTGGGGAATTGATAGGTTTTAATGAAGAGTATGTAGAAATTAGAGATGATCAAGGAATAGAGACCCAACTTCCTAAAGAAATAATATCTCTAATTAAATTAGCTGTTAAATTTTAG
- the nusA gene encoding transcription termination factor NusA, which produces MNAEFIEALEEIEREKGISQDIIFDALESALISGYKKNFGSSQNVNVEIDKVTGEVKVFAKKVVVDEVENKFLEINIEEAKKVDDKFQLEDIVNLEVTPKNFGRIAAQTAKQVVMQKIKEAERDVIFGEFIDRENEIITGLVQRVSKNVAYIDLGRTEGILPPNEQIEGEIYKQGDRLKLYILEVKKTTKGPQIILSRSHPDLVKRLFELEVPEIHEGIVDIYAISREAGSRTKMAVSSKDSNVDPVGACVGFKGSRVKAIVDELNGEKIDIVVWSKDMDEFIANSLSPSKALKVELNEVEKSAVVVVPDYQLSLAIGKEGQNARLAAKLTNWKIDIKNESQYKEEKEGLEEDDSPINNNGGV; this is translated from the coding sequence ATGAATGCTGAGTTTATAGAGGCTCTTGAAGAAATAGAGAGAGAAAAAGGAATTTCTCAAGATATTATCTTTGATGCATTAGAATCTGCATTAATTTCAGGATACAAGAAAAACTTTGGTTCTTCTCAAAATGTTAATGTTGAAATTGACAAAGTAACCGGCGAGGTAAAGGTTTTTGCAAAAAAAGTTGTTGTTGATGAAGTGGAAAATAAATTTTTGGAAATTAATATAGAGGAAGCAAAAAAAGTTGATGATAAATTCCAATTAGAGGATATTGTTAATTTAGAAGTAACACCGAAAAACTTTGGACGAATTGCAGCCCAAACAGCTAAACAAGTTGTAATGCAAAAAATAAAAGAAGCAGAAAGAGATGTAATATTTGGCGAGTTTATAGATAGGGAAAATGAAATAATTACTGGACTGGTTCAAAGGGTAAGTAAAAATGTTGCTTATATAGACTTAGGTAGAACTGAGGGAATACTTCCCCCTAATGAACAAATAGAGGGAGAAATATATAAACAAGGTGATAGACTTAAGCTTTATATTTTAGAAGTGAAGAAAACTACTAAAGGGCCTCAAATTATACTATCAAGATCCCATCCTGATTTGGTAAAAAGGCTATTTGAATTAGAAGTACCGGAGATTCATGAGGGAATAGTAGATATATATGCTATTTCTAGAGAAGCTGGTTCTAGGACGAAAATGGCTGTCAGCTCAAAGGATTCTAATGTAGATCCAGTAGGTGCTTGTGTTGGATTTAAAGGTAGCCGTGTAAAAGCAATAGTTGATGAATTAAATGGTGAGAAAATTGATATTGTAGTTTGGAGTAAAGACATGGATGAGTTTATAGCAAATAGCTTAAGTCCTTCGAAAGCTTTAAAAGTGGAACTTAATGAAGTAGAAAAGTCTGCCGTAGTTGTTGTTCCAGATTATCAACTTTCATTAGCCATAGGTAAGGAAGGCCAAAATGCTAGATTGGCTGCAAAGCTTACAAATTGGAAAATTGATATAAAAAATGAAAGTCAGTATAAGGAGGAAAAAGAGGGGCTAGAGGAAGATGACTCACCTATAAATAATAACGGGGGTGTATAA